A region of Crenobacter cavernae DNA encodes the following proteins:
- a CDS encoding nuclease-related domain-containing protein, with protein MMILKEKAFAEAKDKFQAAGDAAEKELAFYLKRYFADDSEVFVLNDIRIAFNDDAAQMDHLIIHSAGMTIVETKSVAGKIQLRQDGQWLRWYGDKSSGMASPLIQAKLQADFLRKFLRANTRQPEIIDKLNLDYLVAISSQGVFIPPKENPPAEVCKTDMVGEKIQARANGEVVFPTAFRKVLGEFLCRSHTPRKAVTPEPAASAPIEPASVAREPQADYVVVPEATQRLVRSRPAHLGYIGERLRSTGLLRSLIGADEPRKVYATYCRKCDSQNLEFRYGKFGYFLRCLDCSENTSLKPDCRQCGRQTKLRKDGQLLFVECASCKLSEVLHRNDRPIPELKG; from the coding sequence ATGATGATTTTGAAAGAGAAAGCGTTTGCCGAGGCGAAAGACAAGTTTCAGGCGGCCGGCGACGCGGCAGAAAAGGAGCTGGCGTTCTATCTGAAGCGCTACTTCGCCGACGACTCCGAGGTGTTCGTGTTGAACGATATCCGCATAGCCTTCAACGACGACGCGGCGCAGATGGATCACCTGATCATCCATTCGGCCGGGATGACCATCGTCGAAACCAAGAGCGTCGCCGGCAAGATCCAGCTGCGCCAGGACGGGCAGTGGTTGCGCTGGTACGGTGACAAGTCGTCGGGCATGGCCTCGCCCTTGATCCAGGCGAAACTGCAGGCCGACTTCCTGCGCAAATTCCTGCGCGCCAATACCCGCCAGCCGGAAATCATCGACAAGCTGAATCTCGATTATCTGGTGGCGATTTCGTCGCAGGGCGTGTTCATCCCGCCGAAGGAAAACCCGCCCGCCGAAGTGTGCAAGACCGACATGGTCGGCGAGAAGATCCAGGCCAGAGCCAACGGGGAAGTGGTCTTTCCGACGGCGTTCCGCAAGGTGCTGGGCGAGTTTCTGTGCCGTAGCCATACGCCGCGCAAGGCCGTGACGCCGGAGCCGGCTGCCTCCGCGCCGATCGAGCCGGCATCGGTGGCGCGCGAGCCGCAGGCGGACTACGTGGTGGTGCCGGAGGCAACGCAACGGCTGGTGCGAAGCCGTCCGGCGCATCTGGGCTATATCGGCGAGCGCCTGAGAAGCACCGGCTTGCTGCGCAGCCTGATCGGCGCCGACGAACCGCGCAAGGTCTACGCCACCTATTGCCGCAAATGCGACTCGCAGAATCTGGAGTTCCGTTACGGCAAGTTCGGCTATTTTCTGCGATGCCTCGATTGCAGCGAGAACACGTCCCTCAAGCCCGATTGCCGCCAGTGCGGACGGCAGACCAAGCTGCGCAAGGATGGTCAGCTGCTGTTCGTCGAATGCGCCTCGTGCAAGCTGTCCGAGGTGCTGCATCGCAACGACCGGCCGATACCGGAGTTGAAGGGCTGA
- a CDS encoding pseudouridine synthase, giving the protein MTDPQANDDTLRLSKRVTELARCSRREADELIEMGLVKVDGVVVDALGSRVRADQRIELAPRPAGVQADRVTLIVNKPAGYTLSKTRPGEHGVAELVVVGQRAASDRSGILFLKRHQQHLVSAGWLDNDATGLVVLTQDDGVANKLIKDATDFEQEYLVWLAEPLPPEALARLNAKRELEGKRIGPYKISRQSDLQLRVVVRQNRPRLVRGLVEAAGLNVTAIKRIRVGRIALGDLAEGQWRYLREFERF; this is encoded by the coding sequence ATGACCGACCCGCAAGCCAACGACGACACCCTCCGCCTGTCCAAGCGCGTGACCGAACTCGCGCGCTGCTCGCGCCGCGAGGCCGACGAACTGATCGAGATGGGGCTGGTGAAGGTCGACGGCGTGGTGGTCGACGCGCTCGGCAGCCGCGTGCGCGCCGACCAGCGCATCGAGCTGGCACCGCGCCCGGCCGGCGTGCAGGCCGATAGGGTCACGCTGATCGTCAACAAGCCGGCCGGCTACACGCTGTCCAAGACGCGGCCGGGCGAGCACGGCGTGGCCGAACTCGTCGTCGTCGGACAACGGGCGGCAAGCGACCGCTCCGGCATCCTCTTCCTCAAGCGTCACCAGCAGCATCTGGTGTCGGCCGGCTGGCTCGACAACGACGCGACCGGCCTCGTCGTGCTGACGCAGGACGACGGCGTCGCGAACAAGCTGATCAAGGACGCCACCGACTTCGAGCAGGAATACCTGGTGTGGTTGGCCGAGCCGCTGCCGCCGGAGGCGCTGGCCCGTCTGAACGCGAAGCGCGAACTCGAAGGCAAGCGCATCGGGCCGTACAAGATCAGCCGCCAGAGCGATCTGCAGCTGCGCGTGGTCGTGCGCCAGAACCGGCCGCGGCTGGTGCGGGGGCTGGTCGAGGCGGCCGGCTTGAACGTGACGGCGATCAAGCGCATCCGCGTCGGCCGCATCGCGCTTGGCGATCTGGCCGAAGGGCAGTGGCGCTACCTGCGCGAGTTCGAGCGTTTCTGA
- a CDS encoding Pr6Pr family membrane protein, translating into MKNHQTRRAFEVALLTAGWFALGLQLYHGVAAGLAQGVPWPISVFNFFSYFTILTNLLLAAGLTLPLLFPDMRFSRFLGRPAARSASLTYIAIVGLVYELLLRELWHPTGLQWLADLMLHDAIPLGYFVYWVLYVPPARLRWHDALRWLAYPAAYLGYTLLRGTFLGHYPYPFLNVLHLGYEGVLLNSAFLAMAFFAMGSLVVALDARLKAARTVRSDPPGEGDAR; encoded by the coding sequence ATGAAAAACCATCAAACAAGACGCGCGTTCGAAGTCGCGCTGCTGACGGCGGGCTGGTTCGCGCTCGGCCTGCAGCTCTACCACGGCGTGGCGGCCGGGCTGGCGCAAGGCGTGCCGTGGCCGATATCGGTGTTCAACTTCTTCAGCTACTTCACTATCCTGACCAACCTGCTCTTGGCGGCCGGGCTGACGCTGCCGCTGCTGTTCCCCGATATGCGCTTCAGCCGCTTCCTCGGCCGGCCGGCGGCGCGTTCGGCGTCGCTGACCTATATCGCCATCGTCGGCCTGGTGTACGAGCTGCTGCTGCGCGAGCTGTGGCACCCGACCGGCCTGCAGTGGCTGGCCGACCTGATGCTGCACGATGCGATCCCGCTCGGCTACTTCGTCTACTGGGTGCTGTACGTGCCGCCGGCACGGCTGCGTTGGCACGACGCGCTGCGGTGGCTGGCCTACCCGGCCGCCTACCTCGGCTACACGCTGTTGCGCGGCACCTTCCTCGGGCACTACCCTTATCCCTTCCTGAATGTGCTGCACCTCGGCTACGAAGGCGTGCTGCTCAACTCGGCGTTTCTGGCGATGGCCTTCTTCGCGATGGGCTCGCTGGTGGTGGCGCTGGATGCGCGGCTGAAGGCGGCACGGACGGTGCGTTCCGACCCGCCGGGAGAAGGGGACGCCCGATGA
- a CDS encoding ABC transporter substrate-binding protein — MSHYRRIACLSTEAVETLYLLGAEDRIAGISGFTVYPPEARRDKPKISGFSSGKLERILAVEPDLVIAFSDMQAELARELIKAGLEVHVFNQRTLAGILNMVSTLGALVDRSAEAAALSAKLAARIDEAREQAAPVSRRPGIYFEEWDEPLISGVGWVSELIVAAGGVDVFAETAHHASASERIIADPAEVVRRAPDIVVGSWCGKKFRPESLAERAGWEGIPALQNGHVLEIKSADILSPGPSAILRGLPQLQAAVARWRAAQ; from the coding sequence TTGAGCCACTACCGCCGCATCGCCTGCCTCAGCACCGAGGCGGTCGAAACCCTCTATCTACTGGGCGCCGAAGACCGCATCGCCGGCATCTCGGGCTTTACCGTCTACCCGCCCGAGGCGCGCCGCGACAAGCCGAAAATCAGCGGCTTCTCCAGCGGCAAGCTCGAACGCATCCTCGCCGTCGAACCCGACCTGGTGATCGCGTTCAGCGACATGCAGGCCGAACTCGCACGCGAGCTGATCAAGGCGGGCCTCGAGGTCCATGTGTTCAACCAGCGCACCCTCGCCGGCATCCTGAATATGGTGTCGACGCTCGGCGCGCTCGTCGACAGGAGCGCCGAAGCCGCCGCGCTCTCGGCCAAGCTTGCGGCTAGGATCGACGAAGCGCGCGAGCAAGCCGCACCGGTCTCCCGGCGGCCCGGCATCTACTTCGAGGAATGGGACGAGCCGCTGATCAGCGGCGTCGGCTGGGTGTCCGAACTGATCGTTGCGGCCGGCGGCGTGGACGTGTTCGCCGAGACCGCGCATCACGCGTCGGCCAGCGAACGCATCATCGCCGACCCGGCCGAAGTGGTGAGACGCGCCCCTGACATCGTCGTCGGTTCGTGGTGCGGCAAGAAATTCCGGCCGGAAAGCTTGGCCGAGCGCGCAGGCTGGGAGGGCATTCCCGCACTGCAGAATGGCCACGTTCTCGAGATCAAGTCGGCCGACATCCTGTCGCCGGGGCCATCGGCGATCCTGCGCGGCCTGCCGCAGCTGCAGGCGGCCGTCGCACGCTGGCGGGCGGCGCAATGA
- a CDS encoding DUF1289 domain-containing protein, whose amino-acid sequence MSDIPSPCVKLCQLDDARAFCTGCRRTLDEIAQWSKYSAAQKRAVWARLESESPTPVGRAKRCERCDAEFACGSGGRDGRCWCNELPQVLPLAADGGDCLCPNCLADHLRREYEKRDLTPPF is encoded by the coding sequence ATGAGCGACATCCCTTCGCCGTGCGTAAAGCTGTGCCAACTCGACGATGCCCGCGCGTTCTGTACCGGCTGCCGCCGCACGCTCGACGAGATCGCCCAATGGTCGAAGTACAGCGCCGCACAGAAGCGCGCGGTGTGGGCGCGACTGGAGAGCGAATCGCCGACGCCGGTCGGCCGAGCCAAACGGTGCGAGCGCTGCGACGCCGAATTCGCTTGCGGCAGCGGCGGGCGCGACGGCCGCTGCTGGTGCAACGAACTGCCGCAGGTGCTGCCGCTGGCGGCCGACGGTGGCGACTGCCTGTGCCCGAACTGCCTCGCCGATCACCTGCGACGCGAATACGAAAAGCGCGACCTGACGCCGCCGTTCTGA
- a CDS encoding peptidylprolyl isomerase, translating into MAITVNGVEITEAQVQAEMDNHADTPSPRDAAVQQLVLHQLLLQKAKESGLDTSNEGQAVGELLDKELQFTPVDEAAARAFYDANPEQFSQGDSAVASHILFPLGSGDELAAMLAKAKAEGVLVEAQADPARFADLAREHSTCPSGKQGGDLGQFGRGQMVPAFEQAVFGTEAGQIAPQLVETQFGYHIIQVNDRQDGGQVAFEEIKDRLQQYLNQMASRQAMHEYLSKLVDAAKIEGYAMPGL; encoded by the coding sequence ATGGCCATTACCGTCAACGGCGTCGAAATCACCGAAGCTCAAGTGCAAGCCGAAATGGACAATCACGCCGATACCCCGAGCCCGCGCGACGCCGCCGTGCAGCAACTGGTGCTGCACCAGCTGCTGCTGCAAAAAGCCAAGGAAAGCGGCCTCGACACCAGCAACGAAGGCCAGGCCGTCGGCGAGCTGCTCGACAAGGAGCTGCAGTTCACCCCGGTCGACGAAGCCGCGGCCCGCGCCTTCTACGACGCCAACCCGGAACAGTTCAGCCAGGGCGACAGCGCCGTCGCCAGCCACATCCTGTTCCCGCTCGGCAGCGGCGACGAGCTGGCCGCCATGCTCGCCAAGGCGAAGGCCGAAGGCGTGCTGGTCGAAGCGCAGGCCGACCCGGCCCGCTTCGCCGACCTCGCGCGCGAGCACTCGACCTGCCCGTCCGGCAAGCAGGGCGGCGACCTCGGCCAGTTCGGCCGCGGCCAGATGGTGCCGGCGTTCGAACAGGCGGTGTTCGGCACCGAAGCGGGCCAGATCGCCCCGCAGCTGGTCGAGACCCAGTTCGGCTACCACATCATCCAGGTGAACGACCGCCAGGACGGCGGCCAGGTCGCGTTCGAAGAGATCAAGGACCGCCTGCAGCAGTACCTGAACCAGATGGCCAGCCGTCAGGCGATGCACGAGTACCTGTCGAAGCTGGTCGACGCGGCCAAGATCGAAGGCTATGCGATGCCGGGGCTGTAA
- a CDS encoding DUF3422 family protein gives MLDHPLRDTLASEVHARPFLRLEGSARLSHLAIYTDEQPDIHHRLLAALCAALGTTPPPASANHFTHRHDGLLLKWERHIEFSTFTFVLEDTRGEPFSDTAISRVPAGWLSQLKGTRLVALHAEVIQRGAAERARASLRQWFSGPVLVGSRVLAGGEVWCDWHIAPDGFSRFLVLDLDFREAQVGRLLQRLYEIETYRMMALLALPLAREMAGTLGRLEAELSAIMERMDANAGGSEDPALLQQLTRLAAHAQALSAHSTRFSASRAYDQLLTARITELREERIEGVPTIGEFMERRLSPAINTCRSVQARQEQLATLVARAIDLLRTRVNLAQERQTNALLQGMNRTARTQLQMQHAVEGLSVAAISYYVLSLLAVALKALKQAGLPVSPEVGQGLLIVPVVLCVYFGVRRLHKNFAVEGKH, from the coding sequence GTGTTGGACCATCCGCTGAGGGACACCTTGGCCAGCGAAGTACACGCCCGCCCCTTTCTTCGCCTGGAGGGCTCGGCCCGCCTGTCTCACCTGGCGATCTACACCGACGAACAGCCAGACATCCACCACCGCCTGCTCGCCGCCCTGTGCGCGGCGCTGGGCACCACGCCCCCTCCGGCCTCGGCCAACCATTTCACCCACCGCCACGACGGCCTGCTGCTCAAGTGGGAGCGCCACATCGAGTTCTCGACCTTCACCTTCGTGCTCGAGGACACCCGCGGCGAGCCGTTCTCCGACACCGCGATCAGCCGCGTGCCGGCCGGATGGCTGTCGCAGCTGAAGGGCACGCGGCTGGTCGCGCTGCACGCCGAAGTCATCCAGCGCGGCGCAGCCGAACGGGCGCGCGCGTCGCTCAGGCAGTGGTTCTCCGGCCCGGTGCTGGTCGGCAGCCGCGTGCTGGCCGGCGGCGAGGTGTGGTGCGACTGGCATATCGCGCCCGACGGCTTCTCGCGCTTCCTGGTGCTCGACCTCGACTTTCGCGAGGCGCAGGTCGGCCGCCTGCTGCAGCGGCTATACGAAATCGAGACCTACCGGATGATGGCGCTGTTGGCGCTGCCGCTGGCGCGCGAGATGGCGGGCACCTTAGGCCGCCTGGAGGCCGAACTGTCCGCCATCATGGAAAGGATGGACGCCAACGCCGGCGGCAGCGAGGACCCGGCACTGTTGCAGCAACTGACCCGGCTGGCCGCGCATGCGCAGGCGCTGAGCGCGCACAGCACGCGCTTCAGCGCGTCGCGCGCCTACGACCAGCTCTTGACCGCGCGCATCACCGAACTGCGCGAAGAGCGCATAGAAGGCGTGCCGACCATCGGCGAATTCATGGAGCGCCGCCTGTCGCCCGCGATCAACACCTGCCGCTCGGTGCAGGCGCGCCAAGAACAGCTCGCCACGCTGGTCGCCCGCGCGATCGACCTGTTGCGCACTCGCGTCAACCTCGCGCAGGAACGGCAGACCAACGCGCTGTTGCAGGGGATGAACCGCACCGCGCGCACCCAGCTGCAGATGCAGCACGCGGTGGAAGGACTGTCGGTCGCGGCGATTTCCTACTACGTGCTGAGCCTGTTGGCGGTCGCGCTCAAGGCGCTCAAGCAGGCAGGCCTGCCGGTCAGCCCCGAGGTCGGACAGGGGCTCTTGATCGTGCCGGTGGTGCTGTGCGTGTATTTCGGCGTGCGGCGGCTGCACAAGAACTTCGCGGTAGAGGGCAAGCATTGA
- a CDS encoding cold-shock protein, protein MKTGIVKWFNDAKGFGFITPDEGGDDLFAHFSEIRANGFKTLQEGQRVSFEVTQGQKGLQASNIQPQ, encoded by the coding sequence ATGAAAACTGGTATCGTTAAGTGGTTCAACGACGCTAAAGGCTTTGGTTTCATCACCCCGGACGAAGGTGGTGACGACCTGTTCGCTCACTTCTCCGAAATCCGCGCCAACGGCTTCAAGACCCTGCAAGAAGGCCAGCGCGTGAGCTTCGAAGTGACCCAAGGCCAAAAAGGCCTGCAAGCTTCGAACATCCAGCCGCAGTAA
- a CDS encoding patatin-like phospholipase family protein — MAERQKSGAGDKKAEGKPKVALVLQGGGALGAYHIGAYEAMEQAGFQPDWVAGISIGAINAAVIASNPPDKRLTQLERLWDDISRPDESGTLLSGPLLRWYNQFNVAEAMVLGQPNFWSPRLPSPLLVQSAPPDKTSFYDTTPMLGTLRDVADFDRLNEGKSARLSLGATRVDTGELVFFDSARQALGPRHVLASGSLPPGFPATEVDGHYYWDGGCVSNTPLNAILDDEDDSDLLVFMIDLWSAKGSLPSTMDEVAWRQKQIQYASRSSQVEALCAQHNLRAALAASPDTEAVGEGAALRVKQRRVDIVHITYQPTADQSSFSDAEFSRSSIAKRRDAGFQDMRHALQQAPWTRSEGQGAAKAVLHKVRGGEVSSHVPR; from the coding sequence ATGGCAGAACGGCAGAAGAGCGGTGCGGGTGACAAGAAGGCAGAGGGTAAGCCCAAGGTGGCGCTGGTGTTGCAGGGCGGCGGCGCGCTCGGGGCCTACCATATCGGCGCCTACGAGGCGATGGAGCAGGCGGGCTTTCAGCCCGACTGGGTGGCCGGTATCTCGATCGGCGCGATCAACGCGGCGGTGATCGCCAGCAATCCGCCGGATAAACGCCTGACGCAGCTGGAGCGCCTGTGGGACGACATCTCCCGTCCGGACGAGTCGGGCACGCTGCTTTCCGGCCCGCTGTTGCGCTGGTACAACCAGTTCAACGTGGCCGAGGCCATGGTGCTCGGCCAACCCAACTTCTGGTCGCCGCGGCTGCCGAGCCCGCTCTTGGTGCAAAGCGCGCCGCCGGACAAGACCAGCTTCTACGACACCACGCCGATGCTGGGCACGCTGCGAGACGTGGCGGATTTCGACCGCCTCAACGAGGGCAAGAGCGCGCGCCTGAGCCTGGGCGCGACGCGCGTCGACACCGGCGAGCTGGTCTTTTTCGATTCGGCGCGCCAGGCGCTCGGGCCGCGCCACGTGCTCGCCAGCGGCTCGCTGCCGCCAGGCTTTCCGGCCACCGAGGTCGACGGGCATTACTACTGGGACGGCGGCTGCGTGTCGAACACGCCGCTCAACGCGATCCTCGACGACGAGGACGACAGCGACCTGCTGGTGTTCATGATCGATCTGTGGAGCGCTAAGGGCAGCCTGCCGTCGACGATGGACGAGGTGGCGTGGCGCCAGAAGCAGATCCAGTACGCCAGCCGCAGTAGCCAGGTCGAAGCCTTGTGCGCGCAGCATAATTTGCGCGCGGCGCTGGCCGCGTCGCCGGACACCGAGGCCGTCGGCGAGGGCGCGGCGTTGAGGGTGAAGCAGCGCCGCGTCGACATCGTGCACATCACCTACCAGCCGACTGCCGACCAGAGCTCGTTCAGCGATGCCGAGTTTTCGCGCTCGTCGATCGCCAAGCGCCGCGACGCCGGTTTCCAGGACATGCGGCATGCGTTGCAGCAGGCGCCGTGGACGCGCAGCGAAGGGCAGGGCGCCGCCAAAGCGGTGCTGCACAAGGTGCGCGGCGGCGAGGTGAGCAGCCACGTGCCGCGTTGA
- a CDS encoding HutD/Ves family protein yields MEERRRQHAPGRDPPAGADLETFDYRISLANVASDGPFSFFSGVDRTLALITGERDGDGLELSFADSATHHSLTPQSAPLVFAGELAVVSRLTGGPVLDFNVMTRRARCRHRVSELRLTEALTLAHGADTFLLLAAGDACTANDGFRCETLARLDALSLAVPGVLTLTPHGPCRLFRIEILPAGA; encoded by the coding sequence GTGGAAGAACGGCGGCGGCAGCACGCGCCAGGTCGTGATCCACCGGCCGGCGCCGACCTCGAGACCTTCGATTACCGCATCAGCCTCGCCAACGTCGCAAGCGACGGACCGTTCTCGTTTTTCTCAGGCGTCGACCGCACGCTGGCGCTGATCACCGGCGAGCGCGACGGAGACGGCCTCGAACTCAGCTTTGCCGACAGTGCCACCCACCACAGCCTGACGCCTCAGAGCGCGCCATTGGTATTTGCCGGCGAGCTCGCCGTCGTCAGCCGGCTGACGGGCGGCCCGGTACTCGACTTTAACGTGATGACCCGCCGTGCCCGCTGCCGTCACCGGGTCAGTGAATTGCGGCTGACTGAAGCGCTCACGCTGGCCCATGGCGCGGACACCTTCCTGCTGCTCGCCGCGGGCGACGCGTGCACCGCAAACGACGGGTTCCGTTGCGAAACGCTGGCCCGGCTCGACGCGCTGAGCCTGGCCGTGCCCGGCGTGCTGACCTTGACGCCGCACGGCCCGTGCCGGTTGTTCCGGATCGAGATCCTGCCGGCCGGCGCCTGA
- a CDS encoding helix-hairpin-helix domain-containing protein yields the protein MHPKRCGPPHEAKALTDLPNIGPAMAEDLRLIGITHPGQLVACDPYRLYDELCVSSGVRHDPCVIDVLISVVRYMDGQGARVWWDYTAERKASVAGGGSLAEQVASRRSRR from the coding sequence ATGCATCCCAAACGCTGCGGCCCGCCGCATGAGGCAAAGGCGCTGACCGATCTTCCCAATATCGGGCCCGCAATGGCCGAGGACCTGCGTCTCATCGGCATCACCCACCCTGGGCAATTGGTCGCTTGTGATCCCTACCGCCTATACGACGAATTGTGCGTGTCGAGCGGGGTGCGGCACGACCCATGCGTGATCGACGTGCTGATTTCGGTGGTGCGCTATATGGACGGCCAGGGCGCGCGCGTCTGGTGGGATTACACCGCCGAGCGCAAGGCCAGCGTTGCTGGCGGGGGATCGTTGGCCGAGCAGGTAGCCAGCCGTCGTTCAAGGCGCTAG
- the eptA gene encoding phosphoethanolamine transferase EptA produces MFKNRPRVPVAVVTLLLSAAFVLIYNLPFWHALSGANAAAGDRAWLLMGAVGAALILIFNVLLSLLSWPYLTKPVAVILLILSASLAYFMHKYGVMIDVDMVRNVTETDPAEATELFDSQMLAYIVGLGGLPAALVCWVRVDYGNSWWKGLLLRGGALVLSAALAGGLVMSFYQDIASIARNNRQLCFLLVPSNVLQAGYSYAKSATGKPREIKPIGEDAHRDPAEAARPKKALTVIVVGEAARAANFSLNGYARETNPLLKKQDGLINFPNAHSCGTETAVSVPCMFSGLGRENYSDEKGKSQQGLLDVLKRAGVEVLWRDNNSGCKGACDRVAYESADDYRGKLPESCGDDECYDEAMLYKLQDYVDQLKGDAVIVLHQKGSHGPAYYLRYPQRFDAFQPTCRTNQLQECSREEITNVYDNTILYTDYFLSQTIAFLKKNGGRFDTSMIYMSDHGESLGENNMYLHATPYLFAPDVQKHIPMMVWLSDGYQKDFGVNTACLKARAAQPHSQDNLFHSVLGIMNVKTRLYQPELDLFRPCRPS; encoded by the coding sequence ATGTTCAAGAACCGTCCGCGCGTCCCCGTCGCCGTCGTCACGCTGCTGCTCTCGGCCGCTTTCGTCCTGATCTACAACCTGCCGTTCTGGCATGCCTTGTCGGGCGCCAACGCCGCCGCCGGCGACCGAGCCTGGTTGCTGATGGGCGCGGTCGGCGCGGCGTTGATCCTGATATTCAACGTGTTGCTGTCGCTGCTGTCCTGGCCCTATCTGACCAAGCCGGTGGCGGTGATCCTGCTGATCCTGTCGGCGTCGCTCGCCTACTTCATGCACAAGTACGGCGTGATGATCGACGTCGACATGGTCCGCAACGTCACCGAGACCGATCCGGCCGAAGCGACCGAACTCTTCGATTCACAGATGCTGGCGTATATCGTCGGGCTGGGCGGGTTGCCGGCGGCGCTGGTGTGCTGGGTGAGGGTCGACTACGGCAATAGCTGGTGGAAGGGCCTGCTGTTGCGCGGCGGCGCGCTGGTGTTGTCGGCCGCGCTGGCGGGCGGCCTGGTGATGAGCTTCTACCAGGACATCGCGTCGATCGCGCGCAACAACCGCCAGCTGTGTTTCCTCTTGGTGCCGAGCAACGTGCTGCAGGCCGGTTATTCGTACGCGAAGTCGGCGACCGGCAAGCCGCGGGAGATCAAGCCGATCGGCGAGGACGCGCATCGCGATCCGGCCGAGGCGGCGCGGCCGAAGAAGGCGCTGACGGTGATCGTGGTCGGCGAGGCCGCGCGTGCGGCCAACTTCTCGCTCAACGGCTACGCTCGCGAGACCAACCCCTTGCTGAAAAAGCAGGACGGGCTGATCAACTTCCCTAATGCCCACTCGTGCGGTACCGAGACGGCGGTGTCGGTGCCGTGCATGTTCTCCGGCCTCGGTCGCGAGAACTACAGCGACGAGAAGGGGAAGAGTCAGCAGGGCCTGCTCGACGTGCTCAAGCGCGCCGGCGTCGAGGTGCTGTGGCGCGACAACAACTCCGGCTGCAAGGGCGCGTGCGACCGCGTGGCCTATGAAAGTGCGGACGATTACCGCGGCAAGCTGCCCGAGTCCTGCGGCGACGACGAGTGCTACGACGAGGCGATGCTGTACAAGCTGCAGGACTACGTCGACCAGCTAAAGGGCGACGCGGTGATCGTGCTGCACCAGAAGGGCAGCCACGGCCCGGCCTACTACCTGCGCTACCCGCAGCGTTTCGACGCCTTCCAGCCGACCTGCCGCACCAACCAGTTGCAGGAGTGCTCGCGCGAGGAAATCACCAATGTGTACGACAACACCATCCTGTACACCGACTACTTCCTGAGCCAGACGATAGCTTTCCTGAAGAAGAACGGCGGGCGTTTCGACACCTCGATGATCTATATGTCCGATCACGGCGAGTCGCTCGGCGAGAACAATATGTATCTGCACGCGACGCCGTACCTGTTCGCGCCCGACGTGCAGAAGCACATCCCGATGATGGTGTGGCTGTCTGACGGCTACCAGAAGGACTTCGGCGTGAACACCGCCTGCCTGAAGGCGCGCGCGGCGCAGCCGCACTCGCAGGACAATTTGTTCCATTCGGTGCTGGGCATCATGAACGTGAAGACCCGGCTGTATCAGCCGGAACTCGACCTGTTCCGCCCCTGCCGTCCGAGCTGA
- the arfB gene encoding alternative ribosome rescue aminoacyl-tRNA hydrolase ArfB, whose protein sequence is MSAPSFLVRDDEVEMSAIRAQGAGGQNVNKVSSAIHLRFDVKASSLPDFVKERLLRSGDQRVSKDGVVVIKAQQYRTQELNRADALLRLQALIDGASHTPKARRATKPTFGSRQRRLAGKANRSGIKALRGKVDPH, encoded by the coding sequence ATGTCAGCCCCATCCTTTTTAGTTCGCGACGACGAGGTCGAGATGAGTGCCATCCGCGCGCAAGGGGCCGGCGGGCAGAACGTCAACAAGGTGTCGTCGGCGATCCATCTGCGCTTCGACGTGAAGGCCTCGTCGCTGCCGGACTTCGTCAAGGAGCGGCTGCTGCGGTCGGGCGACCAGCGGGTGAGCAAGGACGGCGTGGTGGTGATCAAGGCGCAGCAATACCGCACGCAGGAGCTGAACCGTGCCGACGCGCTGCTGCGCCTGCAGGCGCTGATCGACGGCGCCAGCCACACGCCCAAGGCGCGCAGGGCCACCAAGCCGACGTTCGGGTCCAGGCAGCGCCGCCTGGCGGGCAAGGCGAACCGCAGCGGGATCAAGGCGCTGCGCGGCAAGGTGGACCCCCACTAG